Genomic segment of Arachis hypogaea cultivar Tifrunner chromosome 16, arahy.Tifrunner.gnm2.J5K5, whole genome shotgun sequence:
TGAAGTTGAAAATGGTTTAACTAAAGAGCTACCAACATTAGAGATGTGTAAAGAGTTGTCATTCCCCACTTGTACTTGCTCATCGCCTCTATATGGATAATATTCTGTGAATTGCGAAGTATCTGCTGTCATATGATGAGTCACTTCTGAGTCCGGGTACCAATTTGGATAAAAAATAGTGGATGATAAAGCTTGTGTGTCCGTGGTGGTGAGATTGGCTTGTACTTTAAACTGTCCACTAGAAATTTCTTTATTCATCCTCTGCCAGCAATCTATGGCTGAATGACCATATTTCTGGCATAGTTGGCATGTAGGCCTCTCCTGAAAGAATCTGTAaaacccagaacttttgaaaaggttTATTATAAACTAATGAGTGAATACCCCATCCgacccctgacaattatctcgaaaggacaacgagacccccaagaaaaaaaaacaccaatccggcccctgataattttttttgggactgattagcccctgtaccaaaaaaaataacattgatttttttttggcataggggcctcgttgtcctttcgaagtaattgtcaaGGGTCGGGTTGGgtttttttttgtcaggggccgggttggagtttttttttatcagggacctcgttgtctttcgaggtaattgtcaggggctgatttgggtttttctctaaactaattttaaattcaattatttatttGTGGCTTTAATTACAGAGATTtctttattaaagaatatttaatacaaattttgattaattgaatttgaaataaattaagattccTATCCAATCTTACAATTATTGagtttttctatatttaaattatagagTTTAGTAATTGTAAAAcagtaagaattttatatgaattgatttaaataattaagattttagaatttaatacttcaatttttatgaataaagaaaattaattatgtcATCTCTAAATCTTGGATTTGAGCATTTaattgaaagtaatttgtaaaattaatgagcaaatagtattttctatatataattagtgttggatttaatttgggtttcaattactatattattcctatttttatttgaaattattaaactaaccctaaccctaattttcacacACTTAGCTCACCAAACCCTAACCTAGCCGCCACCCCCAAAATCACAACACACACATAGTTTCAgctgaaagggaaaaaaaaaagaagaaagaaagggaagagaggGGAAGGGAGACGCAGgaaagggagaagggagaaggagaggaaggcggcgcggtgggtgtcactgccaccgCCGCCGCTGCTGTTGGCAAGGGAGAAGGAGATCTGAGAGGAAGAGGGCGCCGGGGATGAGGGAGCTGCaacagggaagaagagaagaagagaagaagagagggagccgCCGCCGTTCAGCTCGCCGTCGTCGTTCGGGCTGTCGCCAAGGTCTCGCGCCGTTGTGTCGCCGTTCGAGATGAAGAGAAGGTTCTGAATATAAAAGTGCGTGTATTGTGTTGATTAACTGATTACAACTATAGACTTAGTATATTTATATACACATTTTACTAGCTATGACTAATTAGTGGCTATACGGATTATTAGTAGCTAATTACCAGTTATCTATACTTTACTCCTTTCATTAATTTCTATATATTTGTTTCAATTGTACTAATTGTTAGttttcatatataatatattctTTGTTAATTACACTCAGAATGAGTGCAACTTTGGGATAAAATACGTTCTTCTACAATTATGCTAATGGCTACAAAATTGAagtagaaaaaatttattttcaatttcatagATAGTGAGTACGAAATGATAAGATAATgtacaaaaatgtaaatttttttaaaatggtataaaatgaaaaataaagcaattttttatttaaataactaaaaaatccCATACTCAATTTTAGGTAAAAATTTAATTGAGTAAATGATCAAATTCgtctctaaaaaattatttattctttaaattagtcttcaattttttttaatcaaattcgtttATCACATTAATCATTCTGTTGCTAATAAAGTACCAATATAGCACGTTAAGTGATACCATATTAACCACAATACATATTTAATagttttaattgactattaacaaaataattttacacaattaaattaaatcaatcaTATCAACAAACTTTAATATtatgaacaataaaaataataaaaaaataatataattaacttaaaatttttataaaacaaatttaattcatttttttaaataattaaaaaaataaataaaaataaatttagccATTTACTCTGAGGACAATAATATGGTATGTGATGATGCTGTAATATAATTTTTGCATTACACACATATACTGATTCGCATATGCATAACTTACCAAATTATGGACAACAGTTTTATTCAACACGTAATGTCTTTGTACAATATTTTACGTACTAATAATAAGTTCCATTTTTGTATAATTTAGACATATTTAGAAATTACTTAACAGAGATCAAATAATGCAATATAATCCTACTACACCCATTAAAGGGAAGAAATAAAAATCTATGAATCAATATCATTTAATTCATGTTTCGTGAATTATTGTCCTCCTTGATAGAATGATAGTGTAgttcaaactatatatatatataggttgacCAAAATTATTGCCTGTCAAAAAATAATGCTGTTGTGGGATAATTATTAATGCAAATGTAAGGTAAATAAAGTATTTCTTTAATCAAATTTCAACTAAATTTTTAAACgtcattatttttttcaaataacagtgacatataaattttgattttttaaaaataaaaaaaaactgtattttttttcttctcaaaaagaagaataggaagaacaagaaaaggattaaaaaaaataaaacacaacaattttgtgaaaattaaacataaatGTTTTTGAATATGACAATTTtgaacataaatataaaaattcaatagtttttctgtttattcttctgcaatttttttcattttttcctcacaacaaaaagaataaaaagagaagaaataagaggaaaaatggggtattaaaaagaaaatatatcataaaaaagaaaagaaaagaaaagaaaagaaaagcgtggagattgataaaagaaaattgatCGTTTGCAGTAATAATTAAATATGCTGGGGTGgcttaatcaataaaagaaaattgatctAGTTGCAGTAATAATAAAAAGTATctgtcaataataataataataataataataataataataataataataataataagtaaagaagaaaaataaatgaatgaatgaattcatACTTCTGAGTTGTTCTAAGTTCTAAAAATCTCATACCTGCTATGGAAACGTGACACAAAAGTCAACATTGAGATGCAGAGGTAGAGAAAGGCAACAAAGCAACAAAAGTTATGGAATCTATAGTTATCGAGAACGACATGAACATGAGATATGATACAATATAAGATATGTAAATATATcggttttaaaattttataagatataaaaatataaaataatatatataaaatataaaatatttttaaataaattataataatattttaatattttattaatattaaaatataaaataattttttaattgttcttaatatttttttttaattatataaagtatttaaaatatttttgttttaacaaataataatacatattattttaaacttatttcaaaaatataattaatacatattaagaataagactgaaTATAATGACACGTAATGGTATTTAgatgtatttaaatatatttgGAGAAgagcttttattttttattaagacacggttggataCAGTAGACACGCGTATTAGACAAATATCGATGAGTGTTGTGTCCGAAATATATCTGACATGTGAATACGACAACTCAACAAAATATTCATACTTCATAGTAGTGTATACCTATACGAAGGCGAATGGCTAAATTTCTGTATTACTTCTTTTATCAAATATGTATTATCAGATTAAAAATCTAACTGTTAGCTAAGATGTAATTTGTTTaggataaagtattttttttaaaatttatcaaaaatttaaaaaatattcttaactttaattttattttaattttattttaaaattttttatttgtatcaaatatattattaacagttaaatttttaaaaaatttaagattagtTCATTATATGATAACTATGTTTGATTTATTTGCGTTAAAGTTGTTCTTGTGAAATTATTTTAGTCCTAataagtattttaaaaaattaattgccAAAAATagatttgatacaaataaaaaacttttagtaaattttaaagataaaaaatagagagaataataaataggtctctgaccttttatctcaaaaacaaataaattcttgactaattaaaaatacaaaaatattttttattttctaaaatttgagACATCTAAATTTTTTCGAATGACCTatttattcttatatattttaaaacgaGAAATTTAACtgtcttatattttaaaaaataatagtcatttttatatttttaattaataaaaaacttatatatctttaaattataaattcggagatctatttaattttttttttcaaaatatactttatccttctTTTTATTTAAACGACTTTGCTATTATCACGTGTTATTTATTAGCTTTGACTTTAATTAACTCTAACTTGACCTTTGATTGTTAAGGGAGAAATTCTTACTCATGCAGTCATGCAGATGCCAACATAATTTATTCTGAatcactttattattattattattattattattattattattattattattattattaagcacTCATACATTTTGttaatttactttttgtttattaaatatatataataacaaataATATGAAAGTAATAAAAACGATAactacttttaatttaaataaaaagctataaactttattttataaattatatatataaaaaagactattcagaaaaaaacaaaatatgCACACTAAATTCCTTCCAATTATTATGATATATAATATAGAAAAGAAGgtaaaataatatagaaaaaagTCAAACTATCTTTTTAATATTGGGTATACAATGATTATACACACGAAGAGTAGTTTTATCGATATGCAACTAAATTTAATCAAGCTATATAATTTCAGTTAATTACATGCATATCTTCATATAGTATATAGATTTTCGTCCAAAACACATAtgcatcacattttttttaactcctattagtatataataataggatTCTGTTATTTATGTCTTAagatcatattttaaaaatataataataaattttaaaatatttttgatatatttaatgcattaaaaatataaaaatatttaacttttcaataatttttataaaatatttttttatgatatcttTAAGATATATTTTTAGGACACAAGTTAGCAAGAtccataataatataatataatcaaaAATCAAGTACTATTTTAGTCTTCAATATTTGGGTTAAATGTTAATTTAATTtggttcctaacgtttcaaacgTTCCactttaattctaaaaaatttcaaACGGATTCAATATTGTCCTATTGTTAAATTTAcgtaaataattaattgaatgaGTGACGTAgacattaataatattattattaagtcatatttttttcttgtgtcagagaaacataattaaaaagtttttgtaatacttctttttcttaatattcttattataaaaaaatcttaaattttacaaattaattatcaatgctccaaaattaaaaaagatatttttattatattaatgattattttttacttatataCTTAAATTAAATGTTATTTGTTCTAAATATACTAATTATGAATGTCAAATTTAATAGTAGAacaatgttaaattatttaaaattttttgagactaaaatttaaaacttttaaaaaataaaataagatatttaaaacgttaaaaattaaattaaaatttaatttaaatattaaaaattaaaataatattttatcctataATCAAATTACACTAGGATAATAAAACAAAAGTTTAAATTCAATCACGAGCATTAGTTGTTGAACTACTCCATCGAGAGGGTACTTTGGGGCCCTATTTCCTTATTAATGATTACCtccaagttaattttaaaaaacaatatATCAATTATGCAattttaacagaataaaaatttagttatgtGGTTACTGGTTAGTGAAAAATAAATCCTCCTACTTACACCATATATATTATATTGTAAAAGTCACATTAATTCACATAAAATGCAAGTGAGTCATATAATAAAATTAACCATTCATCCAAATTGTATTTTACTATGCGATTCACATCTAaccctataataataataaaaaaaaatcaacaatatttGCAATAATGTtcgaactttttatttttaatattagaatggtagtggtattttttttaaatatgaattgCTGGAGTGTTATACTCAAATGTGGAATTGTTTAACTAGAGAAGTAGAAATCGGATCGTCCGATTTATTAGAGCCGATTTCtagaggtacacaaatcggaccgtccgatttgtgagaGGTACAcaaattggaccgtccgatttgtgttaaaaaaattaaaaaatttgaggtaCAGAAATcagaccctccgatttgtgtactttttagagttttaaaaaatataaaaaattacaatattaaagtatatcaccacttctacttccataacaaaaaaaaaaatgatgaatgcTACAGTACCTTTGACTAAAAAAAGtaaatagataatatttaataaattttaaatattttatttatttttaaacattttatttcttACCTTTAAAAGGAAATTAGACAATTTATACACCATAGTAAAAAGCACCATAAAACTCACAAAAAAAAGTAGCCACAATGTTCAATCACTTAAAGCTATATTGTCAAACTTTGTTTATTCCCATACAAGGGCATTTATAAAGTAATTAGCGGATctattttgttattaattaagaattaaagaaattaaaagaaaatgccactttatgcttTCAACCAGCGCTTTTCGCACATACTTTAACAAAAATTATTCTTTtcatcacaaaaataaaaaagaaaaagaaaaaggatataTCAAAAGTGAATCTCCCTtcgttatttattattttaatgatgtAAAGGGTGACTAGTAAGTTATAATTAACTCGTGCCCATGCATAGTGTAGCTGGCTAGGATTATTTGTCTAGCCAATTCCATAGGTTTGTTTCATATGGTTAACTTTATAGCAATTTAATAATGATCTTAATTTAACATCCCATATCATTATTTTATGATATGCATATAATAAGAATCTTGCTGGTGTTAAAAAAGAGGTTAGTATAATATAATAGTAATTATACCATAACCCTCAGTCAACTACTACATGGTACAAAGATTTAAgggaaatttatatatttattcctGGGTAATAATAAACTATATTAGCTTAATTAGTTCACGTGGTCACACGTGTACATTTGTCTTAAAGGCTGTAATGGAAAAGCTTAGCTTGCCGTGCAtcggattttttttatatttaaattaaaaatatataatatttatcaatttaaataaaCGTTCTaagtatttatcaaaatatattttgAGTCACATTTTAGATAGAGTGAAAAAATCACTATACAAATGTACTGTCCCAAAATTAACATAAATGTGCATATTTCGAAGGCAAATTAAAATCATATCTCGGATGCACTACATCTACATTCAAGATCTCATCTTGTTCATATCTCGGATGTATCCGAGATATGACTGGCACATACCATATTACAGCACGAAGGTAGTGCATCCAAAATACATTCGTAACGTAGTTTTTCCTATTGTATCGGAGATGTGACTCAAAatgtattttaataaatatttatacatttatttaaatcgataaatattatattttttaattcaaataaaaaaattattcccatacatcaattcatatatatatataagaaatacTAAAtcatttgaatttattatttttaattattaatatttaaaatttattaaaatttattatttttaattattaatatttaaaaattaaattaaaaatatattattaaattaaaaaatttagtttataactaaaaataataactaaaaataaaaattctaacgaccttttattacttttctctccatatatctttttacatattattctctctttttttagtGATGTCTCTCTAAATTTTGCATTGGTTGTAGTTTTtaaatatttcttcttcttttttaatataatattcttaAATATGTTGTAGTCATTATATAAATAGTACCTTTTTTTTAACCCAACTTAGAACTTCATCATTAGAAGcctttaatataatttatacgAGTTTAATTGAGtaatcaatttttaattaatatcaacaatttttttagttttatattttaattctaaatcacaaattctatattttaaaagaaatagttttataataaaaaattaattaatattaactgatTAAAAAACAATTCCTTataattattttagaataaaTACACATACATAGCTCCATCATATATAGCCCTTTCTGGTGGCTTAAAGTTAATCAATAGTGAATGATGAATTTGGGTTAAGCCAAGGGGCAATTGTTAACAGCTACCACAAAAGTGAAGAATTTAGAGTGGAAGTTCTTGAAAAAGTGTGCATGATTAAGTATTGTAATCAAAGTGAAGGAGTAACAATTGTTAGAAAACTTTAATACATAAATAACAATATTCTATAaccaaattattttaataatcaaatttaattaaattaatctaataaGTTATTGTTATAGAAAAAATAaagtgaagaaaaaagagaagacatataaaaaaaaacttaattaatttttattataaaaataatttgtttacttaacattttttatacacaagttaaatattaaataaattaaacttactACCTTATTaacacaaattaattaattaatatataaaggataaaatattaaaaatttgaatatttttttattaatattagtcaataatatattttttaatattatgtatTAAATATGTTTATGGACTAAATATGGACACAAAATGATATGTTTTGTTAGCTGTCTGGCAATGAAATCTAtgttttttcaaactaaaaattttaGCTTCACTGTTCATGTTCTTCGTTAATAAATCGTAGTCTtccaagtcaccaaaaaaaaaaaaaaaattgttcttcttcctcttcctcttcctcttcctcttgttcCTCATTCTCTGGTATTCTTATCCTTCTTCCACTTCACACACACGCATTCAcattaacacacacacacacactacaTTTCACAAGCCCagttcttctctctctctctctctctctctctctctctctctctctctctctctctctcttaccatTTATAGCTCATTTTTCCTTCTCCAAATCTGAACCCACAAATCCAAGCTCCCCATTTTCCCTCACACTTCTCACACTCCTCAATTGCATGTCCTTTCCAAATCCATTACCAACTTAACAACTCTGTTCTTTGTAACGTTTGTTCATCTCTCGCTTCTCAGTGTTTCTGCTACTTCCCTCTTTGTCCTCTTTGGGCTTCAGTTTTGATCCCTTTCAGCTAAGTTGTGTTTACTTCTAATAAAAtacagaggaaaaagaaaaaaaaaaggaagaaaattttCATCTGGGGTCATGAGATTTGTTGCATTCAAGTTCAATGTTCTTCTCTTCTGATTCTAAGCTTTAACACCCCCTTCCCTTTTTCCCCCTTTTGGGATTTTATATTCAGATCTCTTTATCTCACTCTGGCTCAGAAAAATGGAAAGATAACTCTTTTGAGCCATCATCAACATTGTTGTGTCAGTTCAAAGCTTGTGTTTTTTTGCATTCTCCTTTTTGAAGTTCTCTTCTTGTTGGAAATTGGAATTGCTCTGTGCTTATGAAGTTTCATTTTCAAGGCTCATGCTCAAGTTTGAACCTTCAGAAAGTTATTGCATTCTCCAAAATGTGCTCCACTTTGGTTTAATTTGGTTCCCATCTCTGCATAAAGTACCAATTTTTGGCACTCAAAATTCATCTTTTTCGAGAAAGGCTTCCACTTTAGGGTCTCCTATCTTTGTCCTTGCATATACAACTCATACATGGATTACATACACTATGAAGTTTCAAGTTACTTTACTGCAATCATGTTGAAGTTCATGGCAGCATTCTGTGGTGGCTTATTGAATTTCTGAGCTTTGGAGTTTGGAGTACTCTTCTTTCAGGTACCATACTTGAGCATTTTTCTCTTCCACTGTAGTTCTTTTAGAAATTGTGACAATTCTTTGCCTAATTTTCAAAGATACTATGCATGTGTGAGCTTTTATCATTGCACTGCCGAACCACACTTGGGGCTTGACAAAGACATTTTacttaaactttattttttattatccctCTACAGGTGTTTGGTATAATTGCCAAGGTGGAAACCAATATCTTCTACATTTAGATGTGACTTTTGGACTAAGGATCATTCAGCTTAATTTGTCAATCTAAGCATACACAGATATGCTTGAACAGAACTCTCACCTTAGGTCACCACTATTGTTATGTGTATCCATCTGCTTCTTGCTATATCCTGTTGTGAGGGCTGACATACCAGTAGGTTCTAAGCTTTGTGTGGTTGACAATGGCAGCTGGGTTTCCAAAAATGGTAATTTTGCAGTCGGGTTCTTTAACATTTCGGATGAACCTAACCAGTTTAGTATTGGTATTCGATTCAACAACAAGTCTATACCATATAGCCAACAAACAATGGTGTGGACTGCTGGATTTCAGACTGCAGTAGGTAACAAGTCTTGTTTCCAAATCACCACAAATGGAGATATGATCCTGTTTGATGATCAAGGAATGATAGCATGGAACAGCAACACCAGTAACAAGGGTGTCGTGTCGGCTTCTCTTCTTGATAATGGTAATCTTGTTCTGATGGACAGAGAGCAAAAGATAATTTGGCAAAGTTTTGATGATCCAGATGATACACTTCTCCCTGGACAGTATCTATCTTGTGATAAATCGCTTCGTGCTGCCACTAAGGATCTAGTGTCCAGTTACTACACTCTTTCCATGAATGTTTCAGGACACCTAATGCTTCGCTGGGAAAGTAATATTCCCTACTGGATAAGCGAAAGCCCCTCCACTTCGAATCTCACTGCATATCTGACAAACAATGGAGCTCTACAACTTTTAGACAACAGTTCTAATGTTGTTTGGAGTGTGTTTGGGGAAGACCACAATGAATCTGTGAGCTACCGATTTCTTAGGATAGATGTCGATGGCAATCTCCGCCTATATTCATGGGTGGAGGCTTCACAGTCATGGAGATCTGTCTGGCAAGCTGTTGAGAATCAGTGCAAGGTTTTTGCAACTTGTGGTAAACAAGGGGTCTGTGTTTTGTCTCCCTCAGGTACTGCTGATTGTGTGTGTCCTTTCGAGCAGACCGACACCGGGACCTGTTTGGTTCCATATGAACAGAAGTGTGAGCCTGGCTCCACTATGATGACATATTGGAACACACACCTATATGGAATTTACCCTGTTGATGGTCCAGGTATCATAAGTAGCCTGCATCAATGTATGCAATTGTGCCAGAATGATTCAAGGTGTACGGTCGCAACCTTTTCTAATGATGGTGTTCCCCAATGCTCAATAAAGAAATCTGAATATGTCACTGGTTATTCAGATCCATCTCTAAGCTCAGTATCATTTGTTAAGAGATGTTCATTTCCATTTGCAGTAAATCCCACACTTGGAAGCTCACCTCCAACCAAACGAGCTCCTAGTTTTTGTGTTCCTTGTCTAATAGGAGCAGCCTCAGGCACATGTTTCGTTGTTGTTATCATTCAGCTTGGAATTGTTTTCTACATCTATAGAAGAAAAATTTCTACTAGGAGGAAAGAAAATTTAGCTTCCGCAGGTGCAAATTCAAAGGGCTTAGTTGCATTATCTTTTTCAGAGATCAAGAGCCTCACCGAAGACTTCAAGGATCAGATTGGACCAAATATGTTCAAGGGCATGCTACCAAACAAATCTCTTGTTGCAGTTAAAGAGCTGAATGCACCCATAGATGACAGGAAGTTTCGGAGTGCTGTTCTGAAGATTGGAAGCATCCACCACAGGAATCTTGTGAAGCTGGAGGGCTATTGTTGTGAGTTCAATCATAGATTCTTAGTCTACGAGTACGCCAAAAACGGTTCTTTAGAGAAGTATATAGACGATTCCCCTCTTTGCAAGAAACTGACTTGGAG
This window contains:
- the LOC112755252 gene encoding G-type lectin S-receptor-like serine/threonine-protein kinase SD3-1, with product MLEQNSHLRSPLLLCVSICFLLYPVVRADIPVGSKLCVVDNGSWVSKNGNFAVGFFNISDEPNQFSIGIRFNNKSIPYSQQTMVWTAGFQTAVGNKSCFQITTNGDMILFDDQGMIAWNSNTSNKGVVSASLLDNGNLVLMDREQKIIWQSFDDPDDTLLPGQYLSCDKSLRAATKDLVSSYYTLSMNVSGHLMLRWESNIPYWISESPSTSNLTAYLTNNGALQLLDNSSNVVWSVFGEDHNESVSYRFLRIDVDGNLRLYSWVEASQSWRSVWQAVENQCKVFATCGKQGVCVLSPSGTADCVCPFEQTDTGTCLVPYEQKCEPGSTMMTYWNTHLYGIYPVDGPGIISSLHQCMQLCQNDSRCTVATFSNDGVPQCSIKKSEYVTGYSDPSLSSVSFVKRCSFPFAVNPTLGSSPPTKRAPSFCVPCLIGAASGTCFVVVIIQLGIVFYIYRRKISTRRKENLASAGANSKGLVALSFSEIKSLTEDFKDQIGPNMFKGMLPNKSLVAVKELNAPIDDRKFRSAVLKIGSIHHRNLVKLEGYCCEFNHRFLVYEYAKNGSLEKYIDDSPLCKKLTWRKRVDICSSVAKAINYLHSECREFISHGNLKCENVMLDENLEAKVSEFGFAIVDGEAVYSGFSAERDIADFGMLVLTLLTGCRDQTELCEWSYKEWIEGNAANVIDKRIEGGANPNELERVLRIAFWCLQSDERQRPSMLEVVRVLDGTLSVDPAPPPFSGHRPLLEESETQEDDVSESDIQ